From Vitis vinifera cultivar Pinot Noir 40024 chromosome 3, ASM3070453v1, the proteins below share one genomic window:
- the LOC100248597 gene encoding probable flavin-containing monooxygenase 1, protein MERKVAIIGAGISGLLACKYTLSKGFTPVVFESRSSIGGVWRKTLETTKLQTPKPFYQFSDFPWPSSVKEEFPNQFQLFDYLQSYARHFDLLRHIKFNSKVVSIEYEGASDEEMQAWELWGGNGEAFSSKGKWNLTVTDTQILSTEVYQVDFVILCIGRFTDVPNIPEFPPGKGPEAFHGKVIHSMEYSAMDFASAAEFIEGKRTAVVGFQKHALDISMECSAANGEQNPCRLLYKTEHWNVPDYQPWGVPLAYLYFSRFSELLVHKPGEGFFLSLLATILSPVRWGFSKWVESHIKKKLSLEKFGMVPKHSFLKEISACLISTVPEGFYDRVEKGSIILKKAPKFSFCEQGIVVDGETTPIETDLVILATGFKGEKKLKDIFVSPAFQDCILGSPTASVPFYRECINPRIPQLAVIGFSESISNLYTSEMRCRWLAELLDSTFKLPSIKEMEKDAARWDKYMKQSSGEYYRRSCIGALHIWYNDQLCKDMGWNPKRKKGFFAELFEPYVPSDYCPS, encoded by the exons ATGGAGAGGAAGGTAGCCATCATAGGAGCTGGCATCAGTGGCCTCCTTGCCTGCAAGTATACCCTCTCCAAAGGCTTCACTCCGGTTGTTTTCGAGTCCCGGAGCAGCATCGGCGGAGTATGGAGGAAGACACTAGAGACTACAAAGCTCCAAACACCCAAACCATTCTACCAGTTCTCAGATTTCCCATGGCCATCTTCAGTGAAAGAAGAGTTCCCTAACCAGTTCCAATTGTTCGATTATCTGCAGTCCTATGCTCGCCATTTCGACTTGCTCAGGCACATCAAGTTCAATAGTAAGGTGGTGAGTATCGAGTATGAAGGGGCTTCAGATGAAGAGATGCAGGCATGGGAGCTGTGGGGAGGCAATGGTGAGGCGTTCAGCTCTAAAGGGAAATGGAACCTTACTGTGACCGACACACAGATCCTTTCAACTgag GTTTACCAAGTGGACTTTGTTATTCTCTGCATTGGACGGTTCACAGATGTTCCAAACATCCCAGAATTTCCCCCCGGTAAAGGCCCAGAGGCGTTCCATGGAAAGGTGATACATTCCATGGAGTATTCCGCCATGGATTTTGCAAGTGCAGCAGAATTCATCGAAGGGAAACGAACAGCTGTGGTTGGTTTCCAGAAACACGCACTGGACATATCGATGGAGTGTTCAGCAGCAAATG GAGAGCAAAATCCATGCAGACTGTTATACAAGACTGAGCACTGGAACGTCCCTGATTATCAGCCATGGGGAGTGCCACTGGCTTATCTGTATTTTAGTCGCTTCTCAGAGCTTCTAGTTCATAAGCCTGGTGAAGGGTTCTTTCTGAGTCTCCTAGCAACCATTCTTTCACCTGTG AGATGGGGATTCTCAAAGTGGGTGGAATCTCATATAAAGAAGAAGCTGTCCCTAGAAAAGTTTGGGATGGTACCAAAACATAGCTTTCTCAAAGAGATTAGCGCTTGTTTGATCTCAACAGTGCCAGAGGGGTTCTATGATAGAGTTGAAAAGGGAAGCATCATTTTGAAGAAAGCTCCAAAGTTTAGCTTCTGCGAACAAGGCATTGTGGTTGATGGCGAGACCACTCCTATAGAAACGGATTTGGTCATTCTGGCTACTGGATTCAAGGGAGAGAAGAAGCTAAAAGATATATTCGTGTCCCCTGCCTTCCAGGACTGCATCCTTGGGTCACCAACCGCATCGGTTCCATTCTATAG GGAATGCATTAACCCTCGAATTCCACAGCTAGCGGTAATTGGATTCTCGGAGAGTATTTCAAACCTGTACACATCGGAGATGAGGTGCCGGTGGCTAGCAGAACTTCTTGACAGCACATTCAAGCTGCCAAGCATTAAAGAGATGGAGAAAGATGCAGCAAGATGGGACAAGTATATGAAGCAATCCTCCGGCGAGTACTACCGGAGATCATGCATAGGTGCTCTGCATATCTGGTACAATGATCAACTCTGCAAGGACATGGGGTGGAACCCTAAGAGAAAGAAGGGATTTTTTGCAGAATTGTTTGAGCCTTATGTCCCAAGTGATTACTGCCCATCCTAA
- the LOC100248647 gene encoding probable flavin-containing monooxygenase 1, whose translation MERKVAIIGAGISGLLACKYTLSKGYTPVVFESRSSIGGVWTQTFETTKLQTPRSVYQFSDFPWPSSVPEFPNHSQVLDYIVSYATHFNLLPHIKFNSEVLGIEYEGPSDEEVQAWELWSGTGEPFNSKGKWSITVKDTNSLSTEVYQVGFVILCVGQYSDVPKIPEFPAGKGPEAFRGKVIHSMEYAAMDFERAAEFIKGKRTTVVGFQKSALDIAMECSAANGALNPCRLLYRTEHWNIPDYYPWGVPLAYLYFNRFAELLVHKPGEGFFLSLLATILSPLKWGFSKFVETYVNQKLSLAKFGMVPEQSFHKDISSCLISSMPEEFYDRVEKGSIILKKAPKFSFCKEGIVVDGEASPLESDLVILATGFKGDEKLKDIFVSPTFQNHIIGSPNASIPLFRQCIHPRVPQLAVIGFSESVSNLYTSEMRSRWLAEFLDGTFKLPSIKEMEKDAERWDQYLKRCSEKHYRRSCIAALHIWYNDQLCKDMGWNPKRKKGFFAELFEPYGPLDYRPIS comes from the exons ATGGAGAGGAAGGTGGCCATAATCGGAGCAGGCATCAGTGGCCTCCTAGCCTGCAAGTATACCCTCTCCAAGGGCTATACTCCGGTTGTTTTCGAGTCCCGGAGCAGCATCGGCGGAGTTTGGACCCAGACTTTCGAGACTACAAAGCTCCAAACACCCAGATCCGTCTACCAGTTCTCAGACTTCCCATGGCCATCTTCTGTACCAGAGTTTCCCAACCATTCCCAAGTACTAGATTATATTGTCTCTTATGCTACCCACTTCAACTTGCTCCCCCACATCAAGTTTAACTCTGAAGTCCTCGGCATCGAGTATGAAGGCCCATCGGATGAAGAGGTGCAGGCATGGGAGCTCTGGAGCGGTACCGGTGAGCCCTTCAACTCTAAAGGGAAATGGAGCATTACAGTGAAGGACACAAACAGCCTTTCAACTGAG GTTTACCAAGTGGGCTTTGTTATCCTATGTGTTGGACAATACAGCGACGTTCCAAAGATCCCAGAATTTCCAGCAGGCAAAGGCCCAGAAGCGTTCCGTGGAAAGGTGATACATTCAATGGAGTATGCAGCCATGGATTTCGAGAGAGCAGCTGAATTCATCAAAGGGAAAAGAACTACTGTGGTTGGATTCCAGAAATCTGCGCTGGACATCGCAATGGAGTGCTCAGCAGCAAATG GAGCGCTGAATCCATGCAGACTGTTATACAGGACCGAGCACTGGAACATCCCGGATTACTATCCATGGGGGGTGCCTCTAGCTTATCTGTATTTTAACCGCTTTGCGGAGCTTTTGGTTCACAAGCCTGGTGAAGGCTTCTTTCTGAGTCTCCTAGCTACCATTCTTTCACCTTTG AAATGGGGGTTCTCAAAGTTTGTGGAAACCTATGTAAATCAGAAGCTGTCCCTGGCAAAGTTTGGGATGGTACCGGAGCAAAGTTTTCACAAAGACATCAGTTCTTGTTTGATATCATCAATGCCGGAGGAGTTCTATGATAGAGTTGAGAAGGGAAGCATCATTCTGAAGAAAGCTCCCAAGTTCAGCTTCTGCAAAGAAGGCATTGTGGTTGACGGTGAGGCTTCACCTCTGGAGTCGGATTTGGTCATATTGGCAACAGGGTTCAAGGGAGATGAGAAGCTCAAAGACATATTTGTGTCCCCCACCTTTCAGAACCACATCATTGGCTCCCCAAATGCATCAATCCCACTCTTCAG GCAATGCATTCATCCTCGAGTTCCACAACTAGCGGTGATTGGATTCTCAGAGAGTGTTTCAAACTTGTACACGTCGGAGATGAGGAGCCGGTGGCTGGCGGAGTTTCTCGACGGCACATTCAAGCTGCCAAGCATTAAGGAGATGGAGAAAGATGCAGAAAGATGGGACCAGTACCTGAAGCGATGCTCAGAGAAGCACTACCGGAGATCATGCATAGCAGCTCTTCATATATGGTACAATGATCAACTCTGCAAGGACATGGGGTGGAACCCTAAGAGGAAGAAGGGGTTTTTTGCTGAATTGTTTGAGCCTTATGGTCCCCTGGATTACCGTCCAATATCTTGA